A stretch of the Rosa rugosa chromosome 5, drRosRugo1.1, whole genome shotgun sequence genome encodes the following:
- the LOC133711771 gene encoding uncharacterized protein LOC133711771: MSYNKKNLSARTLDLLRQSPFGNIVDAFHGGYIEEKSAKKSDDFITLLLPAYDHETDLFFFGKKKFRISTRDISKILGMPEKGDLVPKTSEGAYQSDFVQQFFSNTARINKKAVEKALQDALKDNPTTEDGIEKKDKNVARLILLDLSIKFLFPNAGGTISWDYVKACENLDKIGSYDWAREVGSFLKKSIKTLKKKKESSSPYGNTGGCVLIILYWFCQKTGKINPISGRENEDHGMRKWDIQKLIQNWTSFNSLKKLEKIFENLKEDREESESEEEENRSDEAKTVPEREEKGTDDQNCENKEDNLQVEVAEQETTSEKNKWEKELQKKEEEIRYITVEKDNLKTKLNEKEQELRKITEEMMNLEERNATLVTDNFCLASSVKELEIKLKELEQMLSQKTHTSTAAQQHNSPPPTSAEEKNESNGAASKAAENAENKDQSTVEEAQSHGICTVEEYSKKSCSCAWPSTLYVEPRERGEDTRGEQNRRVNNAPYRATFW, encoded by the exons ATGagct aTAACAAGAAGAATCTCAGTGCAAGAACACTAGATTTGCTCAGGCAGTCACCATTTGGAAATATTGTCGATGCATTCCATGGTGGCTACATAGAGGAGAAGTCAgccaagaaatctgatgatttcATTACACTCCTCCTGCCGGCCTACGACCATGAAactgacctcttcttctttggaaagaagaaattcaggatctcgacaagagatatttcaaagatcctaggaatgccagaaaaaggtgacttggtcccaaagacttctgagggtgcatatcagtccgactttgtccagcagtttttttcaaacacagcgagaattaacaagaaagccgtggagaaagctctgcaagatgcgctgaaagacaatccaacaacagaggatgggattgagaagaaggacaaaaatgtggcaagattaatcttgctggacttgtccatcaagtttctgttcccaaacgcaggaggaacaatttcatgggactacgtcaaagcctgcgaaaatttggataagatcggatcttatgactgggcaagggaagttggaagcttcttaaaaaagtctataaagactttgaaaaagaaaaaggagtcaaGCAGCCCATATGGTAATACGGGGGGCTGCGTTCTGATAATACTG tactggttctgtcaaaagactggaaaaatcaacccaatatctggaagggagaacgaagatcatgggatgagaaaatgggacatccagaagctgatacagaattggacaagttttaacagcttgaaaaaactagag aaaatctttgaaaacctgaaggaggatagagaggaatcagaatccgaggaagaggagaatagatcagatgaagcaaagacagttccggaaagagaggaaaaaggaactgatgatcagaattgtgaaaacaaagaagataacctacaagttgaggtggctgaacaggaaacaacttcagaaaaaaacaagtgggagaaagagcttcagaaaaaggaggaggagataagaTATATCACTGTGGAGAAAGATAATTTGAAGACAAAACTGAACGAAAAGGAACAGGAACTGAGGAAAATCACGGAGGAAATGATGAATCTGGAGGAACGAAATGCTACACTTGTGACCGACAATTTCTGCCTTGCATCATcggtgaaggagttagagataaaattgaaggaattggagCAAATGTTGAGCCAAAAGACTCACACCTCAACAGCAGCTCAGCAGCACAACTCCCCACCACCTACCtctgcagaagaaaaaaatgaatcaaatggaGCTGCATCTAAGGCTGCTGAAAACGCAGAAAATAAAGATCAATCGACTGTTGAGGAAGCTCAGTCCCATGGCATCTGCACAGTCGAAGAat ATAGTAAAAAGTCCTGTAGCTGCGCGTGGCCTTCCACTTTGTACGTTGAGCCCagagaaagaggagaagacACCAGAGGAGAACAAAACAGGAGAGTTAACAATGCGCCTTACAGAGCAACATTCTGGTGA
- the LOC133708222 gene encoding uncharacterized protein LOC133708222 — protein sequence MVDMVELWMTAVKEQADDMLEQGCRMKFDEKNSSEEELKMMEVPLTETERESIKWIKNNYKTKMAVTELKDSPQQGEDSLDCGLFVMYTMETISKKGRVPKKLTKDDILKFRAHVVKSFAESRHSWNSTHEES from the exons ATG GTTGACATGGTAGAACTTTGGATGACAGCAGTAAAAGAACAAGCCGATGACATGCTGGAACAGGGATGCagaatgaaatttgatgaaaagaacagttcagaagaagaactgaaaatgATGGAAGTTCCATTGACTGAAACCGAGAGAGAAAGCATAAAGTGGATCAAGAATAACTATAAAACAAAAATGGCAGTGACAGAACTCAAAGACAGCCCTCAGCAAGGAGAAGATTC ATTGGATTGCGGACTTTTTGTAATGTACACAATGGAGACAATTTCGAAAAAAGGGAGAGTTCCAAAGAAGCTCACAAAGGATGATATTTTGAAGTTTAGAGCTCATGTTGTAAAGTCATTTGCAGAAAGTAGGCACAGCTGGAACTCAACACATGAAGAATCGTAG